A genome region from Flavobacterium sp. CFS9 includes the following:
- a CDS encoding Crp/Fnr family transcriptional regulator, with translation MQNVITDLSRFMQFNEAESIAFKSILRLKKIKKNEHLLVEGEVCNFGVFIAEGCIRYYYSLDGVESTGNFFFENDWYSDFESFLYGKPSLLNIEALEDCVLYLAYKHDFEKLVAEYPVFNSFLRIMMERTIKGLTGRNMAMSLLSHEERYLRFLKYCPKVVERVSLKYIASYLGIQPESLSRIRTRITLNSKS, from the coding sequence ATGCAAAACGTAATTACTGATCTGTCGCGATTTATGCAATTTAATGAAGCGGAAAGTATAGCTTTTAAAAGCATACTTAGATTAAAGAAAATCAAAAAAAATGAGCATCTTTTAGTTGAAGGTGAGGTTTGTAATTTTGGAGTTTTTATTGCGGAAGGTTGTATTCGTTACTATTACTCGCTTGATGGAGTAGAGTCTACCGGAAACTTCTTCTTTGAAAATGACTGGTATTCTGATTTTGAGAGTTTTCTTTACGGAAAGCCTTCATTGCTCAATATAGAAGCTTTGGAAGATTGTGTTTTGTATCTGGCGTACAAACATGATTTTGAAAAACTGGTTGCTGAATATCCTGTATTCAATTCCTTTTTACGAATTATGATGGAAAGAACCATCAAAGGTCTAACCGGCAGAAATATGGCAATGTCTTTATTGTCACATGAAGAACGTTATTTACGTTTTTTAAAGTACTGTCCTAAAGTGGTGGAAAGAGTTTCATTAAAATATATTGCCAGTTATCTGGGAATCCAGCCCGAAAGTTTAAGCCGAATTAGAACCAGAATTACATTGAACAGTAAATCTTAA
- a CDS encoding NAD(P)H-dependent oxidoreductase produces MKNLIVYAHPNTGSLNHFFKQIITESLEESGQEVIVRDLNAIHFNPVLSLEDMNGQRVGEIAGEVKTEQDFIAWADRIVFIYPIWWTGMPAIMKGYIDRVFSYGFAYRYDQGIQKGLLTGKKAVIINSHGKSNAEYESIGMGKALALTSDIGIFNYCGLEVQKHFYFDKADRVSDENISKWSSQIKEVFQGKVLCS; encoded by the coding sequence ATGAAAAATTTAATCGTTTACGCACATCCAAACACAGGAAGTTTAAATCACTTTTTCAAACAAATTATTACGGAAAGTCTTGAGGAATCAGGACAGGAAGTTATCGTGCGAGATTTAAACGCAATCCATTTTAATCCTGTTTTATCTTTGGAGGATATGAACGGGCAAAGAGTAGGTGAAATTGCCGGGGAGGTCAAAACCGAACAGGATTTTATCGCATGGGCTGACCGTATTGTTTTTATTTATCCGATTTGGTGGACAGGAATGCCTGCGATTATGAAAGGATACATTGACCGTGTTTTTAGTTATGGATTTGCTTATCGATACGATCAGGGAATTCAGAAAGGTCTATTGACAGGGAAAAAGGCAGTCATAATCAATTCGCATGGGAAATCAAATGCAGAGTACGAATCAATAGGAATGGGTAAAGCATTAGCGCTAACGTCAGACATCGGAATTTTTAATTATTGCGGACTGGAGGTTCAAAAGCATTTTTATTTTGATAAGGCAGACAGAGTTTCTGACGAGAACATTTCAAAATGGAGCAGTCAGATTAAAGAAGTGTTTCAGGGAAAGGTTTTATGTAGTTAA
- a CDS encoding AraC family transcriptional regulator, whose product MIHAEENNNYRIAVPSAFDTVFSHFYFAENKTNIPVTKTLLPTFQTILVFIFGEGASLKSQQNTTLEVQKCVVLGPIKQAFEYTLNPDSEILVANFKEDAFYRFFGSALLTHSLPINPDTLLAENCFALLWEELNERSDPKERVDYILEFCKPYLREQHVMTSLLTDFREKNIDPIKAVAAETNQSERNVQLNQKKFFGYTIKEISRYERFFKAVEAIQKDILKDSKTDWLAIVEQCGYYDQSQLIHDFKYYMNISPTKFLKFQSDICSSKKV is encoded by the coding sequence ATGATACATGCTGAAGAAAATAACAATTATAGAATTGCTGTTCCTTCAGCATTTGATACTGTTTTTTCACATTTTTATTTTGCAGAGAATAAAACCAATATTCCGGTAACGAAAACATTATTGCCTACTTTTCAGACCATTTTGGTCTTTATTTTTGGAGAAGGTGCTTCTTTAAAATCACAGCAAAATACAACTCTTGAAGTACAGAAATGTGTTGTTTTAGGTCCAATAAAGCAAGCTTTTGAATACACCTTAAATCCTGATTCGGAGATTTTGGTTGCCAATTTTAAAGAAGACGCATTTTACAGATTCTTTGGAAGTGCCCTTCTTACTCATTCTTTACCCATCAATCCGGATACTTTACTTGCTGAAAATTGTTTTGCCCTTTTATGGGAAGAACTTAACGAACGCTCTGATCCAAAAGAACGTGTAGACTATATTTTGGAATTTTGCAAGCCTTATTTGCGAGAACAGCATGTTATGACCTCTCTTTTAACCGATTTTAGAGAAAAAAACATAGACCCTATAAAGGCAGTCGCAGCTGAAACTAATCAATCAGAGCGAAATGTTCAGCTCAATCAAAAGAAGTTTTTTGGCTATACGATTAAAGAGATTAGTCGTTACGAGCGTTTTTTTAAAGCCGTTGAAGCCATTCAGAAAGATATTTTAAAGGACTCTAAAACAGATTGGCTTGCTATTGTAGAGCAATGCGGTTACTACGATCAGAGTCAATTGATTCATGATTTTAAATATTATATGAATATCTCTCCAACCAAATTTCTGAAATTTCAAAGCGATATCTGTAGTTCAAAGAAGGTTTAG